A genomic region of Pelodiscus sinensis isolate JC-2024 chromosome 19, ASM4963464v1, whole genome shotgun sequence contains the following coding sequences:
- the LOC102456979 gene encoding uncharacterized protein LOC102456979 isoform X5 produces the protein MEAIKKKMQMLKLDKENAIDRAEQAEADKKAAEDKCKQVEDELMALQKKLKGTEDELDKYSENLKDAQEKLEQTEKKATDAEGEVAALNRRIQLVEEELDRAQERLATALQKLEEAEKAADESERGMKVIENRAMKDEEKMEIQEMQLKEAKHIAEEADRKYEEVARKLVILEGELERAEERAEVSELKCSDLEEELKNVTNNLKSLEAQSEKYSEKEDKYEEEIKVLTDKLKEAETRAEFAERTVAKLEKSIDDLEARPD, from the exons ATGGAAGCCATCAAGAAAAAGATGCAGATGCTGAAGCTAGATAAGGAGAACGCAATTGATAGAGCTGAACAGGCTGAAGCAGACAAGAAAGCAGCTGAGGACAAGTGCAAACAG GTAGAGGATGAGCTGATGGCACTGCAAAAGAAGTTGAAAGGAACTGAAGATGAACTGGATAAATACTCAGAAAATCTTAAGGATGCTCAGGAAAAACTGGAACAGACTGAGAAGAAGGCAACAGAT GCTGAAGGTGAAGTGGCAGCTTTGAATCGGCGTATCCAGCTGGTGGAAGAGGAGCTGGATCGTGCCCAAGAACGCCTGGCCACAGCCCTGCAGAAACTGGAAGAGGCAGAGAAGGCAGCAGATGAAAGTGAGAG AGGTATGAAGGTTATTGAAAACCGAGCAAtgaaggatgaagaaaaaatggaAATTCAGGAGATGCAGCTGAAGGAGGCTAAGCACATTGCTGAGGAGGCTGACCGCAAATATGAAGAG gttgcTCGTAAACTGGTCATTTTGGAGGGTGAACTAGAACGAGCTGAGGAACGCGCTGAGGTGTCAGAACT AAAATGCAGTGACCTTGAAGAGGAGCTAAAAAATGTCACTAACAACCTGAAGTCCCTGGAGGCTCAGTCTGAGAAG TACTCTGAAAAAGAGGATAAATATGAAGAAGAAATCAAGGTTCTCACTGACAAACTGAAGGAG GCTGAAACACGTGCTGAGTTTGCAGAAAGAACAGTTGCTAAACTGGAAAAGAGTATTGATGATCTGGAAG
- the LOC102456979 gene encoding uncharacterized protein LOC102456979 isoform X4, with protein sequence MEAIKKKMQMLKLDKENAIDRAEQAEADKKAAEDKCKQVEDELMALQKKLKGTEDELDKYSENLKDAQEKLEQTEKKATDAEGEVAALNRRIQLVEEELDRAQERLATALQKLEEAEKAADESERGMKVIENRAMKDEEKMEIQEMQLKEAKHIAEEADRKYEEVARKLVILEGELERAEERAEVSELKCSDLEEELKNVTNNLKSLEAQSEKYSEKEDKYEEEIKVLTDKLKEAETRAEFAERTVAKLEKSIDDLEALHLGW encoded by the exons ATGGAAGCCATCAAGAAAAAGATGCAGATGCTGAAGCTAGATAAGGAGAACGCAATTGATAGAGCTGAACAGGCTGAAGCAGACAAGAAAGCAGCTGAGGACAAGTGCAAACAG GTAGAGGATGAGCTGATGGCACTGCAAAAGAAGTTGAAAGGAACTGAAGATGAACTGGATAAATACTCAGAAAATCTTAAGGATGCTCAGGAAAAACTGGAACAGACTGAGAAGAAGGCAACAGAT GCTGAAGGTGAAGTGGCAGCTTTGAATCGGCGTATCCAGCTGGTGGAAGAGGAGCTGGATCGTGCCCAAGAACGCCTGGCCACAGCCCTGCAGAAACTGGAAGAGGCAGAGAAGGCAGCAGATGAAAGTGAGAG AGGTATGAAGGTTATTGAAAACCGAGCAAtgaaggatgaagaaaaaatggaAATTCAGGAGATGCAGCTGAAGGAGGCTAAGCACATTGCTGAGGAGGCTGACCGCAAATATGAAGAG gttgcTCGTAAACTGGTCATTTTGGAGGGTGAACTAGAACGAGCTGAGGAACGCGCTGAGGTGTCAGAACT AAAATGCAGTGACCTTGAAGAGGAGCTAAAAAATGTCACTAACAACCTGAAGTCCCTGGAGGCTCAGTCTGAGAAG TACTCTGAAAAAGAGGATAAATATGAAGAAGAAATCAAGGTTCTCACTGACAAACTGAAGGAG GCTGAAACACGTGCTGAGTTTGCAGAAAGAACAGTTGCTAAACTGGAAAAGAGTATTGATGATCTGGAAG
- the LOC102456979 gene encoding uncharacterized protein LOC102456979 isoform X6, which yields MEAIKKKMQMLKLDKENAIDRAEQAEADKKAAEDKCKQVEDELMALQKKLKGTEDELDKYSENLKDAQEKLEQTEKKATDAEGEVAALNRRIQLVEEELDRAQERLATALQKLEEAEKAADESERGMKVIENRAMKDEEKMEIQEMQLKEAKHIAEEADRKYEEVARKLVILEGELERAEERAEVSELKCSDLEEELKNVTNNLKSLEAQSEKYSEKEDKYEEEIKVLTDKLKEAETRAEFAERTVAKLEKSIDDLEEQVKNYLEKLDIHKSMGLDLMHLSVLRELADVIVGPLAIIFENLMVIGEGPGLLEKGKCSAHL from the exons ATGGAAGCCATCAAGAAAAAGATGCAGATGCTGAAGCTAGATAAGGAGAACGCAATTGATAGAGCTGAACAGGCTGAAGCAGACAAGAAAGCAGCTGAGGACAAGTGCAAACAG GTAGAGGATGAGCTGATGGCACTGCAAAAGAAGTTGAAAGGAACTGAAGATGAACTGGATAAATACTCAGAAAATCTTAAGGATGCTCAGGAAAAACTGGAACAGACTGAGAAGAAGGCAACAGAT GCTGAAGGTGAAGTGGCAGCTTTGAATCGGCGTATCCAGCTGGTGGAAGAGGAGCTGGATCGTGCCCAAGAACGCCTGGCCACAGCCCTGCAGAAACTGGAAGAGGCAGAGAAGGCAGCAGATGAAAGTGAGAG AGGTATGAAGGTTATTGAAAACCGAGCAAtgaaggatgaagaaaaaatggaAATTCAGGAGATGCAGCTGAAGGAGGCTAAGCACATTGCTGAGGAGGCTGACCGCAAATATGAAGAG gttgcTCGTAAACTGGTCATTTTGGAGGGTGAACTAGAACGAGCTGAGGAACGCGCTGAGGTGTCAGAACT AAAATGCAGTGACCTTGAAGAGGAGCTAAAAAATGTCACTAACAACCTGAAGTCCCTGGAGGCTCAGTCTGAGAAG TACTCTGAAAAAGAGGATAAATATGAAGAAGAAATCAAGGTTCTCACTGACAAACTGAAGGAG GCTGAAACACGTGCTGAGTTTGCAGAAAGAACAGTTGCTAAACTGGAAAAGAGTATTGATGATCTGGAAG aacaggttaagaactatttagaaaagctagacatacacaaatccatgggactggatttaatgcatctgagtgtgctgagggagttggctgatgtaaTTGTAgggccattggccattatctttgaaaacctcATGGTGATCGGGGAAGGTCCTGgactattggaaaaaggcaaatgtagtgcccatctttaa
- the LOC102456979 gene encoding tropomyosin alpha-1 chain isoform X2 — MEAIKKKMQMLKLDKENAIDRAEQAEADKKAAEDKCKQVEDELMALQKKLKGTEDELDKYSENLKDAQEKLEQTEKKATDAEGEVAALNRRIQLVEEELDRAQERLATALQKLEEAEKAADESERGMKVIENRAMKDEEKMEIQEMQLKEAKHIAEEADRKYEEVARKLVILEGELERAEERAEVSELKCSDLEEELKNVTNNLKSLEAQSEKYSEKEDKYEEEIKVLTDKLKEAETRAEFAERTVAKLEKSIDDLEDELYAQKLKYKAISEELDHALNDMTSL, encoded by the exons ATGGAAGCCATCAAGAAAAAGATGCAGATGCTGAAGCTAGATAAGGAGAACGCAATTGATAGAGCTGAACAGGCTGAAGCAGACAAGAAAGCAGCTGAGGACAAGTGCAAACAG GTAGAGGATGAGCTGATGGCACTGCAAAAGAAGTTGAAAGGAACTGAAGATGAACTGGATAAATACTCAGAAAATCTTAAGGATGCTCAGGAAAAACTGGAACAGACTGAGAAGAAGGCAACAGAT GCTGAAGGTGAAGTGGCAGCTTTGAATCGGCGTATCCAGCTGGTGGAAGAGGAGCTGGATCGTGCCCAAGAACGCCTGGCCACAGCCCTGCAGAAACTGGAAGAGGCAGAGAAGGCAGCAGATGAAAGTGAGAG AGGTATGAAGGTTATTGAAAACCGAGCAAtgaaggatgaagaaaaaatggaAATTCAGGAGATGCAGCTGAAGGAGGCTAAGCACATTGCTGAGGAGGCTGACCGCAAATATGAAGAG gttgcTCGTAAACTGGTCATTTTGGAGGGTGAACTAGAACGAGCTGAGGAACGCGCTGAGGTGTCAGAACT AAAATGCAGTGACCTTGAAGAGGAGCTAAAAAATGTCACTAACAACCTGAAGTCCCTGGAGGCTCAGTCTGAGAAG TACTCTGAAAAAGAGGATAAATATGAAGAAGAAATCAAGGTTCTCACTGACAAACTGAAGGAG GCTGAAACACGTGCTGAGTTTGCAGAAAGAACAGTTGCTAAACTGGAAAAGAGTATTGATGATCTGGAAG ATGAGCTGTATGCTCAGAAGCTGAAATACAAAGCTATCAGCGAGGAGCTTGACCATGCTCTCAATGATATGACCTCTTTGTGA
- the LOC102456979 gene encoding uncharacterized protein LOC102456979 isoform X3: protein MEAIKKKMQMLKLDKENAIDRAEQAEADKKAAEDKCKQVEDELMALQKKLKGTEDELDKYSENLKDAQEKLEQTEKKATDAEGEVAALNRRIQLVEEELDRAQERLATALQKLEEAEKAADESERGMKVIENRAMKDEEKMEIQEMQLKEAKHIAEEADRKYEEVARKLVILEGELERAEERAEVSELKCSDLEEELKNVTNNLKSLEAQSEKYSEKEDKYEEEIKVLTDKLKEAETRAEFAERTVAKLEKSIDDLEAAPTAYARYPTPPGTCSRTQGLHG, encoded by the exons ATGGAAGCCATCAAGAAAAAGATGCAGATGCTGAAGCTAGATAAGGAGAACGCAATTGATAGAGCTGAACAGGCTGAAGCAGACAAGAAAGCAGCTGAGGACAAGTGCAAACAG GTAGAGGATGAGCTGATGGCACTGCAAAAGAAGTTGAAAGGAACTGAAGATGAACTGGATAAATACTCAGAAAATCTTAAGGATGCTCAGGAAAAACTGGAACAGACTGAGAAGAAGGCAACAGAT GCTGAAGGTGAAGTGGCAGCTTTGAATCGGCGTATCCAGCTGGTGGAAGAGGAGCTGGATCGTGCCCAAGAACGCCTGGCCACAGCCCTGCAGAAACTGGAAGAGGCAGAGAAGGCAGCAGATGAAAGTGAGAG AGGTATGAAGGTTATTGAAAACCGAGCAAtgaaggatgaagaaaaaatggaAATTCAGGAGATGCAGCTGAAGGAGGCTAAGCACATTGCTGAGGAGGCTGACCGCAAATATGAAGAG gttgcTCGTAAACTGGTCATTTTGGAGGGTGAACTAGAACGAGCTGAGGAACGCGCTGAGGTGTCAGAACT AAAATGCAGTGACCTTGAAGAGGAGCTAAAAAATGTCACTAACAACCTGAAGTCCCTGGAGGCTCAGTCTGAGAAG TACTCTGAAAAAGAGGATAAATATGAAGAAGAAATCAAGGTTCTCACTGACAAACTGAAGGAG GCTGAAACACGTGCTGAGTTTGCAGAAAGAACAGTTGCTAAACTGGAAAAGAGTATTGATGATCTGGAAG